In Equus caballus isolate H_3958 breed thoroughbred chromosome 22, TB-T2T, whole genome shotgun sequence, the sequence TAGGTCTCCACTGCCCAAAGCTTTTGTGACTTTTAGATGCTGAGCACCCACTTTCTACCTTgtgttcatttctgggcttttccTCAGGCTTGTGGGAAACTAGGTGTGTGCTTGATTGTATCCTCTTTCTCAACTCTTCTGGGAGTCTCCAGCAATAGGTTTTAGGCAGAGTTATAATTTAAGACCGTTTAGGCAGAGTTATAGTTTAGAATGGGTCATCCAGGCTTTCTCCACCTTCCTGCTCTGTTGTGAGAGAGAGATCTGAGAGTAGATCCTGAGTGGACAGTGGAAAGAACACGGGCCTGGAGGACAGGGTACCCAGGTTCTAATTTGGGtccttgtgtgaccttgagtatgTCACTTCTTTAACTGATGTCTTTTTAGCTGTGAAGTGAGTGTTCTTGCTCATTAAACCAAAGGACAAAAATCCTCTTCTCGGGGctagctccgtggccgagtggttaagttcgcgcgctccgctgcagcggcccagggttcggatcctgggcgtggacatggcaccactcgtcaggtcacgttgaggcggcgtcccacatcccacaactagagggacgtgcaactaagatatacaactgtgtacagggcgggggttggggagataaagcagaaaaaaaaaaaaaaggttggcaacagttgttagcccaggtgccaatctttgaaaaacaaaaaaaatcctcttctctttgagtctcattttctttatcgGTGAAATGGATGCAGGGTTGTGGTGCGGATTGAGGGAGATAATTATGTCAGGAGTCTAAATCCATATCTGGCACATAGAGAATGCTCAGCCAATGAAGCATTCTTTCCCAAGTTCTGATTAActctgatttatttctttttcagctgTTCTGGAACACAAGAAGAATTCTCCAAAAGGTCACCCACGACTGGTCCCATGGCTGCCATGCAGATGGATCCTGAGCTTGCCAAACGCCTTTTCTTTGAAGGGGCCACTGTGGTCATCCTGAATATGCCCAAGGGGACAGAGTTTGGCATTGACTACAACTCCTGGGAGGTGGGGCCAAAGTTCCGGGGCGTGAAGATGATCCCACCAGGCATCCACTTCCTCCACTACAGCTCTGTGGACAAGGCCAATCCCAGGGAGGTGGGCCCTCGTATGGGTTTCTTCCTTAGCCTGCAACAGCGGGGGCTGATGGTCCTGCGCTGGAACGCAATCCGGGAAGAGGTAGACCTATCCCCAGCCCCAGAGGCTGAGGTGGAGGCCATGAGGGCCAACCTCCAGGAGCTGGACCAGTTCCTGGGACCGTACCCATATGGCACGCTCAAGAAGTGGATTTCACTCTCCAACTTCATCAGTGAGGCCACAATGGAGAAACTGCAGCCTGAGAGCCGGCATATCTGTGCCTTCTCAGAGGTGCTGCCTGTGCTCTCCATGAAGCACACCAAGGACCGAGTGGGGCAGAATCTACCCCGCTGTGGCACTGAGTGCAAAAGCTACCAGGAGGGCCTGGCCCGGCTACCTGAGATGAAGCCCAGAGCTGGAACAGAGATCCGCTTCTCAGAGCTGCCCACGCAGATGTTCCCGGCAGGTGCCACGCCAGCAGAGATAACCAGGCACAGCATGGATCTGAGCTATGCCCTAGAGACTATGCTCAGCAAGCAGTTCCCCAGCAGCCCCCAGGATGTGCTCGGTGAGGAGGAACAGGGCTCTTTGGAAGTGGGCCAAGGGAGGGGTATATAGTAGGGGGGCTTTAGAATATGGGGTACATCTTGGGTTATCTGGTCCAGTGGTTCCTAAACCTGGCTAGGAGGCAGTCTTGCCCAGTACACTTGTTAAAGAAACAGGTGCCCAGACCTTTCCCCTGGAGATTGATTCAagagatctggggtggggccccagCAGTTTACCTgtgtatctgtctatctgtctaatAAACAGCACCCTAGATGAACCTAATACAGACGATCCTGTGTTTGAGAACCGCTGATGTGACCTAACCTCCTGTTTTACCAATTGAGGTCCATAGAGGGAAAGGTTTGGCTGACTAAGTGGTTGAAGTGAGACCAGAGCCCAGGGCTCCTGGTTCCCAGGACTCCTACTGCCTTCTCAGTTTGCTCCTGACTCTCTCAAGGTCTTGGCCTCTCTACTGGCTTAGAGCAGGacagtgggtttttttaaattgttaaaagtttttatcattgtttttcccccttattacaaaaataatatatgttcatcatagaagaaaacaaaaataaaattcacgtCAATTCCCACCACTGAGAAATAACCATTTTTTgcattttggtgtattttctttccatcttttttttaatatatatatatttcatttcagtcttttctctattatatttccgtgtatttccttttattctttttcttaattcagttatatgtgtttgtatgtgttgttttacaaaaacagaattacattatattattttataatctgcTTTAATACAAACATTTTTCCATACCACTGAAACTGTCGCTTCTCTTTAGTGGCTGCTTATGTTTCATAGTTGTTGAAGCTCTGTCGATGGGCCTTTAAGCTGTCCCTCTTTTCCCTTTTGTAAGTGTCTAATGAACCTCCTTGTGTGTACCTCTGCATACATTTAGGGTTGAAATTGTTGGTCAGAGTGTGCGTGTTGCCAGGAGAAGGTTTTGCATCCTGGCCAGCTGGTGGGAGGCCGTGGCCCGTCAATCACCTTTGACAGGGAGTTTAGCAAAGGCCTCTTCCAGCCGCATGGTTGGAGAATGGCATCTTGtttcaatttatatttctttgattactagtgaCAGCAAACAGTTGTCACATCTTTAGcagctatttatattttttcttttacaaattgtccaggtatttgcatatttttctattGGCAGATCAGTGAGAAATTTGAATATAAGGCCTTTTATATCATTGGCTCAGCTGataaaaagggacattttaaTGGGTACATCTTATTGCATTGTGcagtattttcatttaataaataacttgaaattctagcttaaaaatgaatagaaatccTATTTTCTACCTCTTAAGCAGTTCTTCAAAGTAATCTTGTGAAAAGATCTCTTGCAAGGGATAACTGTGTATCTTCATGACAGCTCTTTGACATTATTTCTGATctcataatttaattttagaCTAGGTCAGAAATGCGTGAGTTTAAATAAATGCCCTAAACTAACAACCTAAGCAAACTAACCAGGTAAAGCCAACTGAAGAAGGAAATCATTAACTTCTATCATACAAAGAGAATTTGaccatattttgaaaacattggTCAAACATCCAAAATACCTAGACCAGATAGCTATTCACTCAAATCAAACCTAGTTCCGCAGGCCTAGGGACAGGAAAGTAGTTTTTCCAGGTCACTGGAAGTGACAGAGATCAAACACCATACATTTAAAGGGGTATTTGGTGTTGAGTGCATCTGTTCTTTTTATGGCCCACAAGTAGGTATACCACAGAAGCCCTCACTAAATTTGAAGCCAGAGAGAATGTCTCTGATCATCAACAGTATATCCTGGTAACCAGAGACCCAGTTGCTTGCTCAAGGACAATGGCTTCTGTATCATCAGGTCTCTTTGTTTGAGATAGGCATCGGAGGAAATGTGGGAATAACATTTAACTAACATTTTTTGAGTGCTACAGATTGTGACAGGCATTATTCTAAAtctttacatgtattatattgattcatttaatcttcactgcAGCCctcaaataaggaaattgaggcataaaCAGAGTAAGTAGTTTGCCCAGGTTCACACAGCTGTGAGGTGGTGGAGccgagatttgaacccaagcagtttGGCTCCAGAGCTTATGCTTTTAGCCACCAAGTTGCTGGTAGAGTTAAGTCACAGAGACCTGtggttaaacaaacaaaaataatttgactGGCAGGCAACCCTGGAAGAAGTACTTGTGAATTTTCCTGTGCTAGGAGGCTCTAGAACTGTTCCCACCCAATAGGAAATCTGTTTTATCTTTCCATTGTTCACATTGCCAAGCGTTGGATGTGTCACCTTGGGGAAGTCCCttgacctcatctgtaaaatgaggcaaaTACCACCTTCCCTGACCAGCCTGTGGAGTTGGGCTGAGAATTACATGGTGTAATGCAGCATTTCCCTGACCCTGGAGCAGATTCTGCATCAGGATCACCCAGGGAGCTTGTTAGAGCTACAGATACTGAGACCCCATCATCTGTCCTCAACCGGGATCTCTAGGGATGAGGCTTTGCTAGCTttttctttgtgctgaggaagattcgccctgagctaacattgatgccaatcctcttttttttttttttttgaggacgattagccctgagctaactgccaccaatcctcctctttttgctgaggaagactggccctgagctaacatctgtgcccatcttcctctattttatgtgggacgcctgccacagcgtggcttgacaagcagtgcatagatctgcacctgggatctgaactggtgaaccctgggctgccaaagcagaatgtgtaaacttaaccactgcaccactgggccagcccctcctcctctattttttagtatgtgggccgccagcacagcatggccactaacagagcagtgtaggtccctgcccaggaactGGACCccgaccactgaagcagagcacactgaacttaaccactaggctactggtGCTGGCCCATGGCAGCtttaatttttaacaagctctcctaGTAATTCTGATGGGCAGCAAAGTTTGAGATCACTTGGCATAAAACCCATGGACACATTTTGTAAACTTTTTACAGCCGGGCAGATACTAGGCGTACCTCTTCTCTTACACTCTGGTTTTGCAGAAATCTAAAACCACAGTTTGGTTTCCCCTGGTTTGAGTTTATAATAGTTTGgcaaacttttattgagcatctgctatgtgcaaAACCCCATCCTAGGTTCTGCAAGAGTGACAAGGATAAAAGGACACCCGTTGTTCGGGTCCAGTGGAACTGATGGCCTTGTAGAGTCAGCTGGTACTCCTCTCTCTCAGGgtcatttctcctctctgcaCCTTTCAGGTGAACTCCAGTTTGCCTTTATATGCTTCCTGCTGGGGAATGTGTACGAGGCATTTGAGCACTGGAAGCGGCTCCTGAACCTCCTGTGCCGGTCAGAAGAAGCCATGGTGAAGCACCACACCCTCTACATCAACCTCATCTCCATCCTGTACCACCAGCTCGGTGAGATCCCCGCTGACTTCTTTGTGGACATTGTCTCCCAGAACAACTTCCTCACCAGCACCTTACAGGTGGGCAGTCTTTTGGCTGACACCCGTGTGGACAGAAGGAAGGCCAGGGCGTGTGAAAGCACACTCAGGAGGGTCACCTTTTGGTTTCTTGCTATTCTTTCATGAGccaaagttttctttatttcagtttcctAATCTTAGTTTCCTAAAGTAGGAAACTAAGCTATTTCCTAGTTCTCTGTCTCCTACTCAGTTGTACGCTCCGTGATGCCAGAGCTTCTCCTGCCTCACTCCGGAGTGCCTAGCCCTGGGGTCCTAGGAATTTGAATCAGCTCCACCTCTTTGAGTTACTCAGCTCAgaacagtttttctttctccttatagCCATAAGTTGCTGCAACAAGTAGGACAGAGTTtgctgaggtttttttctttttttgaggaaggttagccctgagctaacatctgccaccaatcctcctctttttgctgaggaagactggctctgagctaacatccatgcccctcttcctctactttatatgtgggacgcatgccagagcatggcttgacaagtggtgcgtaggtctgcacctgggatctgaaccagcgaacccggggccaccaaagcggaaggtgcaaacttaaccgctgcgccaccgggccagtcccagGACTGAGTTCTGAAGCTTGTTATTCCCAGGGAAACATCTGCAGCTCCTTAGATCTCATTTAAGCATTAAAGTAACTTTGATTTCCTGTTCAAACAAAATGTGCCTTCTGCATAGAGTCTCTGACAGAAAAAGTGAAATTTGCTTTTAACTTAGCAATTAAATTTTCATTATGAGTGGTAATTAGGGAAGAAGCTTCAAAAAACTTACAATCTCCATCCTGTGCTATTTTCTCCCTTTGCAAACAGATTAGCTTCCTTTATGTTCTTGGGACAGCCTCTGTCACTCACATTTTGTAACTTTCTCAAGTATAGAAGAGGCAGAAGCTGCAAGCTGTCAGTTTCCATACTTTCTGTTCCCTGAGCTgctttcttctccctgtgtgagACCCCGACAAGGCCTGCGCCTTACAAGGTGGCTAGTCACTAACCTTCCACTCCTGTCCAGGATAAGGGAAGGAATGAAAGTTTGTTAATGCCTGTCGGTTATTAGGCCCCTGCTTGTCACCTTGTGTGAGTTCCCTCATTTAATCTCTCTAGAGCACTGCAAGGCAGGGgggattattcccattttacaaatgtgaacACCaggactcagaaaggttaagtcatgtcatgaggtcacacagctggtaagtggcagagtcaggatttgtaCCCACAGCTGAGTCTTGGTTTAGGGCCTGTGCTTATGCACCTAGGTACTGAATACAATGTAGATCCCCCAAAAAGATTCTTGATTGACGTTAGTGGAGACACCATCAGGGGCCTGTTTCTCAGGTACAGAACACTTTTCTCCAACCAACGTTCTGTTGGAAGAGTCCCTGTGAGCAGTCAGCTGACTTAAAACTCTGGCAGTTGGAGGACTTGTGCAGGCCATGGGGATGAGTCAGTCAAGCTGATAGCTTGAGCCTGGTGTATTCTACTGTAGAAGACTTATAAAACTGCCCTTTTAGTGGCTCCTGATTTAACAGAGAAGTTAAATCCCTTTATCCGTCCTCTGCAGAGGAAACCGCCCCACAGTTACTGGGTTGTGGGTTGCAGAGCAGTAGGAAGCTTCAGCCTGCTGAGTAGCCTCTGGCAGTGGCTCTGGCCCACAGGAACATGTGCTGCCCTTGTGATGTGCATTACTTCTGCCGCACAGACATAGGCAGGCCACATAGGCAGGCCACACTGTGTCGGTGGCTGTCCCCACCATTGTCAGCACAGCCAACAGCTGAGCTCTAATTGCTGAAGCTCTGTTGCCAGCAATGATTTTCGAAGTGGAAAGGGCCCAGCTGGATTGCTAGATGCCCAGGTAGGGTCTGCAAAGCTGATGGTTGGAAGAATTCTATCTTTGGACTTTTCACCAAGAAAGTTTGATTTCATAATTTGGAAAAATCTAGGACacatgcctttaaaaaaaacacattaacACGTGTTTTTGAGCATCCTTTCTTTATATACAGCATTCTCCTGAAAGTGTTAAGGAATACATACATATGAGTTAGCCAGGGTTCCTACCCTTAAGGGGTTTGTTCATTGATTTAGTGGgtatttgctgagcacctgctgtatacaAGGCTCTGTTCTAGGTCTCAAAATATAACTGTGAGCAAGACAGAGTCCCTGACTTGGAGGTTATATGTTGGTGCGAAAGCAAACAAATGGATTGACCAAATAACTCTGGATAGTGGTAAGTGTTTTAGAAGGCTGTCCTGCCCCTGGTACCATTCCCGTAACTTGCTCCTTTTGGTCTCGTCTACACTGCATCAGAGTTTGTCAGCTTCTAGGCTTACCCCTGTCAGTCCATCTGTCTCCCACACTGTCACCTGAGTTGCTGCTCTAAAATGCAGCTCTGatctgatttctctgcatctcctCATTGCCGAGAAAGTTAAAAGCCCAAACATAGGTCACAAGGTCCATTCTGATCTGGTCCTGACCTGCTCTCcagcttctctttcctccccctGCTCTCCCCCAGCAACTTCCGGTGACAGTGGTCTCCTTGCACGTTCCCAGATGTGCCATGctgtttcctgccttctttttttttttattgtggtaaaaaaacacaatgtaagatctaccctcttaacacaTTTTTTAGTGTGCAGCACAGTATTATTAAGTATGagcacagcagatctctagaacttgttcatctggcatgactgaaactttatacccatatTTTGTGCCTTCTTAAGGGAACCTGATTTTCCCCTCTGCCTGGTATGTACTTGTTCACCCTACAAGATGCCCTCAAGCATTCGTCTCTGTGAAGCCATCCCTGatgtctctctcctttccataCTATTAGCCTACTTTGTGCTTGTCACTGTCACATTGCACAGGGTGTGCTTGCTGAAGTTTATATATTGTCTGTGTAACTTCCCCACTGAGCCATGAGCTTTTCCCCAAAACCAGTTTTTTGTTCATCTGGTTATTTTGAACACCTAGTCGAGGCCTAGCACTTATCTTTCTTTGTGTTATCAGATGGAGTCATAGTTCCTGTGGCAACATAATAGATGACATGAATATGATAGGTGTAAACAGTGAAGTCTGACCAAAGGGCATTAGGAGCACCAGAGAGGGATTGGTTAATTCAGACTGGGGTTGAGAGTTGAGAGGGTAGAGGATCAGGAATGGCTTTTTTGCAAAGGAAGCCATTTGACCATGAGCTTGAAGGATGACTGAGATTTCAATAGGCACAAAGTGGAAAAAGCTAtgacaaaactttttttttaatggagaattaCATTGATGCCGTCTTGGCACTGAGAATCCAGTCCCCCACACAGAGGCACTCACTCAGGGTGTTTGAGAGTGAATGAATCAGCCCATGAAAGACTTCCTCAGCCAGCTGCCTGCTCTCCCCACCAGGTAGTCAAGTAAGCGGAACTGGCTTGCTTTCTTAGGAGCTTAAATGGCTACTACCCATGGAGAGGGactggtgtttgtgtgtgtaagcACTTAAAGACAGCTACATTAGCTTGCATAAAATTAGCCACCTAATGGCTTCTGCTATTAGAGGCCCTTTTGAATAGATGCCTCTTTTTTTTACAAATCCCATGGATTTAGcttgaataaaaattatttgttttacaaaaatagatacagttttttcttttatttaaagcaaCTTGAGTcaccataatttgtttaaaacCAATGAAAGGATAATCTGAATTTAATAGTATGTTAGAAAGTGAGTTATGTACAAAATAAGGATTCTTATTGCTGATTGCATAACATTTAGGCATGTAGTCACATAACCTATTTTTTAGTACTTTTAGTCACAATAGGCCATATATGCTTTCTTGCCAATGTTCTAAATGCCAGTGTCCATCTTTAACTCTTGAGGGAAAACACTGGCTCTGACAATGATGTCTATAGCATTTTTATCATAACACCAGCTATGATAAATTTCACCTCCGTACTCCTACACCTCCTGCCATCAGCTATCACTTTCACATGCTTACTCTgccctcacaacaatcctaaacGTTAAGTGTataatcccattttatagattaagaaaCAGGAACAGAGAGGTCACATAATTTTGCCCAAGATCACCAGAGCTAGTGGATGGCAAGGCTGAGCTTTGATTCTGTAGTGGGCTCCCATATATGATTAAGGCCCAGATGAAACATCCCAAATTCTTTAAACTGGCCTCAGAAGGCATGATTCCTACTGCTTTTCACCTTCCTAGTAATCATTGTGAAGTGATAGTCCTGCTTTTAACTTTCTTCTTCTGcaagtggaaataaaattttctaccTCTGGCTAGTTTCATTCTAAGTTGAATAATCATTTgggaattaataaaattaggaaatgtcGTCTTTTTGGTCTAGCCAAAAAATAGGATAAGAAGTGACTCAGCTACCTACCTTGATATTTTGAATTTCTCAAGGTGACCTGACTGAACCCAATTTACTTAACTTGGGTTTAAAAGAAAGCTTTCACATTTCTGACTAAAGTAATTTACAGTTTTACAATACACAGACTTAATGATAAAAGTATTAATACCTATTTttacatttgaagaaaaatacCCAATGGGTGTACTTTTAGTTTTAGATAAATACAGTTGTTTGTGAAATGTTATTATCCTAttcaaaagtgtttttaaaatatccaggATTAATCTTCCGATATTAAGATGATTCATTTCTCAGTGaccttaaaaaatgtttacttgatttcactttaataaataaaataaccagaTCATTAGTAAGTTTTCTGAAGAAGGTATAAAATTAATCTAAAAACAAGAGAATCAAAATAAATTGTTGCTTGAAAACTCGATACTAtctaaacatttccttttctgaatgtgagtttttaaaatatcaagattGTAAACAATAGGGCCAAAAATAGGTCAGTGGATACCAAGGGCTGGGCTAAGGGAAAGGTTTGATCACTGAGGGGCAGAAGGAGGGAGTTTTCTGGAGTGATGGAACTGTTCGGCACCCTGACTGTGATAGTATAAGGGCCTTCAGACTCACAGAACTggataccaaaagaaaaaactatcaacGTGTATCTGTCTTGATGATATCATATAGTGCTTGCATGAGtgtttacatttgtcaaaacaaatTGAACATTTAAAATGGGAGGATttaattgtatgtaaattatatctcaatgaagttgCTTTTTTGTAAAGGTCAACCTGGCTGTGCCCTGGGTTCTGGAGGCCTGCAGAGGGTACATTTCCAGAATCACGTGGTCTCCAAGTCCCTTGGCTTCCCACGGGACAATGCTGAAAATATCAAGGATGTATTTAGCCTGTGTCAAGACAAAAAGAAGGTCTTG encodes:
- the AAR2 gene encoding protein AAR2 homolog translates to MAAMQMDPELAKRLFFEGATVVILNMPKGTEFGIDYNSWEVGPKFRGVKMIPPGIHFLHYSSVDKANPREVGPRMGFFLSLQQRGLMVLRWNAIREEVDLSPAPEAEVEAMRANLQELDQFLGPYPYGTLKKWISLSNFISEATMEKLQPESRHICAFSEVLPVLSMKHTKDRVGQNLPRCGTECKSYQEGLARLPEMKPRAGTEIRFSELPTQMFPAGATPAEITRHSMDLSYALETMLSKQFPSSPQDVLGELQFAFICFLLGNVYEAFEHWKRLLNLLCRSEEAMVKHHTLYINLISILYHQLGEIPADFFVDIVSQNNFLTSTLQVFFSSACSVAVDATLRQKAEKFQAHLTKKFRWDFEAEPEDCAPVVVELPEGSETG